The stretch of DNA CCAGGGCCTGCTGGAGGGGTTCTTGATCCCCGCGCCGCGCCCCCGGCCGGGCTCCCCGGTGGTGCAGGGCGCGCACCACCGCCTCCATGAAGCGGCGGTCCCACGCGCTCCAGGGGCCGTCGTCCCCGAGCCGCACCAGCGTGACCACGTGGCCCGGCAGCCCGGCCTCGCCCAGCCAGGCGCTCGCCGCGCAGGGGGCGCCGGGCGGCCCGGCGTCGTCCCCGCCGAAGCACACGCCCGTTTGGTGGGCCGCCCGCCGGATCAGCCCGTCCCCGTGGGGCTCGGCCGCGGGGTCGTACCCGGCGCCCCGGGGGCTGTGCCAGAGCGGGGTCGTGGTGGCCCGGTCGCCCTCGACCGCCGTGAGGCCCACCCAGTCCGCGCCCAGGACCGGCGCGGCGAGGTCGGCCACACGCCGCAGCAGGTCTTCCGGCGCCAGACCGAGGGCCGTGAGGTCGCTCACCCCCCGCAGGAGCTGCGACAGGGTGAGGTCTTCTTGAAACCGGCGCCGCGCCTCGGCCCTCGCCCTCCCCTCACGCTCGACCTCCCAGGTCCTGAGCCGCCCTTCCAGCTCGTCCACCGCCAGGGCCGCGAGGTCGCCGAGGACGGCGGGCTCCCCGCCGGACCGGGGCGCGCGGGGCCGGACATCCAGCACCCCCAGCGTGCCGAGGACCCGCCCGTCGGGCGCGACCAGGGGCACCCCGGCATAGAAGCGCGGCGCCAGCTCTCCCGGGGCCCTCCGGCAGGCAGCGAACCCGGCGTCCCGGGCCAGGTCGGTCACGACCACGCCCTCCGGGTGATCCAGGGTGGCGGCGTGCAGCTCCGGGAGGCCGGGCAGCCGCCGCCAGCCCTCGCCCACGCCGCCCTGGAACCAGGGGGGCTCGCCGTGGCCCAGCGTGAGCAGGGCCACGGGCGCCCGGAGCAGGCGGGCCGCCAGACGGAGGGGCCGGTCGAAGGCCGACTCGGGCAGGGGGCCGAGGACCGCGTACCGCTCCAGGTCGGCCGCGTGCGGGGGTGCCGGGATCGGGCGAGACACCTTCATGACCCCCGATTCTGTTCCGCCGCGCCTGCCAGCCCTGTCACAGCCCCGCGCGGAGGGCCAGCCCACCGGAACGTGAAGGCCCCTCCTTCCCCGGGGGACGGGGGCCCGGGTTCGGCGGGTCGTCCAGACCGGGGCGGGTGTCCGGGCGGGTGCGGGTCCGCGTCCCCGCTATGCTGAACCCCTCGCCTTGTCGCCTTGTCCCCAGCCGTGGAGGTTCACGTCATGCCCCGTCTTTCCAGGATCGTCTGTGCCCTGCTGCTCGCCCTGACCGCCGCCTGGGGCGGTGCGCAGCGGCTGGGCGACGTGAGCTTCACCACCCCGCCGGGCTGGACGGTTCAGGTCGAGGGGGGGCTGGCGACCTTTACCCCGGACGGCGGCGCGGCGCAGGGCGTCATGGTGCTGCTGCCTCCCCAGACCGTCTCCGGCGACGCCCGGAAGTGGTTCGCGGCGCGGGTGGCACAACTCTCGAACGACGGCGAGGTTCTCGAACGCAGCGAGGTCAGCAGCACGCAGACGGCCTCGGGCACGCCCCTGCTCGTTCAGGCGGTGAGCGTCCGGGTCGCGCGGGGCACGCAGCAGCGCTTCTACACGGCGGTCCTCTCGGGGGGGAAGGCCACGCTGGCCGTTCTGGCGGTGCCCGGCGGGGACGCCCTGAAGCGGTTTCAGCCCGGATTGATCGCCCTGGTGAATTCAGTGGCCTCACCCGGTCAGGCCGCTTCCGGCGCCGCGGCGGCCCGCCCACCCGCGGGCGGCAAAGCCCCGCTGCCCGCCGTGAAGCCGCAAAACGCCGCGCAGTTCGGGGCGGCGGGGGGTGACCCGGAGAGTCAGGTCATCCCCGACGAGTTCCGCTGCTATCAGGTCAAGGAGGGGAGCGGCCTCACGCCCGAACTCGTCGTGCAGATTCTGCCGGGCGGGAAGTACCGCACGTCCTCCGGCGCGGGGAGCTTCGGCGTGAGCAAGGACGGCAGCCTGAGAAAGACCACCTGGCGCGGCGGTCCCCTGAACGGGGCCTCCGGTTACCTGAACTTCGGCGATCACGGCCAGAGCTTCAGCCTCTCCGACGTGGGCGAGACCGCGCAGACGTCCGGCCTGCGCTTCGAGTGCTACCAGCGCGGCCCGATGGAGAACCTGCGGCTCTTGCAGTTCAGGCTCAAGACGCCCGCCCCCGCCCCCTACCCCTGCGTCCTGTCGGACGGCAGCGGCAAGAGCGGCGGCACCCTGGAGATCTTGCCGGGCGGGGCCTACCGCCTCGGCGGGCAGGCGGGCCGCGTGGCGGTGGACTTCCGCAGCGATCAGGACGAGGACTGGAGCGACCTGGAGTTCACGGGCGGGCCCCTGGAGGGCGCCATCGGCTCCTACAGCGAGGACGAGTCCGGCGTGCGGGAGGTCAGCGTCTTCCGCCCCAAGATGAGCTGCCGCAGCGTGACCAAGCCGACACCCATTCCCCGCTACGGCACGGCGAAGGCGCCCGCGCCGCCCAGGGGGTCCGGGGGCCTCACGGGCGCCTACGCGGCCTGGTCTCCCGACACGCTGGCGATCATGGGCTACGGGGGCTGCGGCGGCACCCTGTGCTGGAGCACCCGCTTTTTCACGAAAGAGGGGTACGTCTACACCGGCGAACCGGAGGCGGGTCTCGACGAGGCCGACTGCTCGCGCACCCACCCCAACGGCCTGCCGATCTGCGAGGTCTACCGGGTGCAGGCGGGCAAGATCACGTTCGGTGGGGACAAGCCGGAGACGTTCCGCAAGGAGGGGCGCAACCTCCAGATCGGGGGGCAGACCTATGAGCCCATGCTGCCGCTCCAGGGGGTCGGGCTCGGCGGCGCGTACGAGTCCAAGAGCTTCGTCGGGGGCGGCACCAGCACCACCTCGGGCTCCTTCCAGCGCGATCTCGTCTTCACGCCGCAGGGCCGCTTCAGCCTGAACCGCAGCGGGGGCGTCGTCTCGACCGCGACCGACACGGGCACCTCGCTCGGCAACGTGATCGGCGGCGTGGCCGTCACCTCCAAAGGCGGCAGCGGCGGCACCTACCGCGTCACGGGCTACACCCTGGAACTGACCTACGCCGGCGGGCACGTGGAACGCAAATTCGCCTTCGCCCTCCCCGACAAAAGCGGCAAGCCCGACCTGGGCCTGTTGCGGATCGCCGGGTCCACGTACACCCGGCAGGACGGAAAGTAGACCCGGCCTCCGCCACCCGGGCACGGCGGGCGGCCCGGAGGCCACGTCCCAGGTCGGGCGTCCCCGCCCTCACCCCCCTTGGGAGGGGACGGGGCCGGGGGACGAGCCGGGATCAGGTCGAGGCCCGGCGTGGGCGTCTCCTGCCCGACCCGCGCCGCCGTCTTCCCTTGCGATCCTCCCCTGGAGGGTCTAGACTCTGGGCATGACCACCGAGTTGACGGTTACCGGGATGAGCTGCGGCCACTGCGAGAAGGCGGTGACGAGTGCGCTGAGCAACGTTCCCGGCGTGCGGGACGTGCGGGTGGACCTGCAAGGCGGCACCGCCACCGTGCAGGGCGAGGCCGATCCCCAGGCCTTGATCGCCGCCGTGACCGAGGAGGGCTACGGCGCCCAGGTGCGCGGCTAACGTGACCCACGCCAAGACGGACCACGCCGCCCACACCGGGGCGCACCTGTGTATGCCCGAGGACGCCCGCAAGCGCGCCGCCCGGCGGCTCAAGATCGCGCGGGGGCACCTCGACAGCATCGTGACCATGCTGGAGCAGGAGGACGCGTACTGCGTGGACGTGCTGCGGCAGATCAAGGCCGTGCAGGGGGCGCTCTCGGGGGCGGGCGAGGTGGTGCTGCGCGGGCACCTCGAAGCCCACGTCGCCACCGCCTCCACCCGGGGCGACAGCGTGGAGATCGTCGAGGAGCTGATGGAGGCCCTCAAGTACACCTGAGGGCGCCCCGTGCCGCCCTCCCGGTCACGGGGCCCGGTGGGCTCGGGCCGACCTCAGGCCACAGGGCCGAGCCCAGGCGGGTCGGCGCAAGACGAGTTCGACGGGGAGGGTTTCGTGCCCCGCGACGACTTCGGGATCGTTTCCCCGGCGGGTCGCCCCAGCTCGGCCCCCGGCCAGTCGGGGTGAGCCGCGTGACCACCCGCTCCCCGTCGGTTGACGGCCCGGATGGCCCCGGGGGGAGGGGGCCGTCTTTCCCCCGTCACCCCGGCCCGGGCCGGGAGGGACGTCCAGACGTGCCCGGTCGCGCGCGGTCGCCGTAACTCCCGGGTAACCTCCGGTGCCCACCCTGGGGACAGGCTCCTTGCGGCCTGGAGGTGGAAGATGTTCCGTCGAGTCCTCGTTCCGGTCGACTTCGGCACTTGCAGCGTGCAGGCCGTCACCCACGCCTGCGACCTCGTGCGGGCCTTCGGGGGAAGCCTCACGCTGCTGCACGTTCTGGAGGCGCAGGAGCCGGGTGGGCCGGTCGAGGACCGCCTGCGCCACCTCGCCGAGCGCGGCCGCCGCCCACCGATCCTGCTGGTCGAGGACCCCGGGGCGCACTCCGTCGCGGCCGCGATCCTGGCGGTGGCCCGCCGCGCGGGGGCCGAGCTGATCGTCCTCGGCCCGCACGGGGGACCGGACCCCACCGTCCGCAGGCTCGGCCGGGTGGCGACCGAGGTCCTGCTGGGCGCCCATCTGCCCGTTCAGCTCGTGCCGGGGGCCGTTCAGGGCACTCCGGGGCCGGGGACCCGCTGGCGGGCCCTGGCAGCGAGGGACCGGGACGCCTGAGCGAGGGGCAGGAGCAGGGGCCCATCGCTGGGAGGGCGGCGCACGGTGGTCCGGGCCAGCGTCTTCGTCGTCACGAACAGGTCAGCCGGGCGCGGTCGTCGGCGGTGCCGCGCGTGACGGGGGAGTCGAACACCCCGTCGATGCCGATGCCGCCCAGGCGGTGGGTGTCCAGGTTGTAGAAGTCAAGCTTCTTGAAGCACCCGTCGAGATGCACGTCCAGATGTTCGTCGCGCGCCGAACCGGCCGTGCCGGTGGTGACCCTGGCGCTGGGCTGGGTGGACGCCGCGTTGCGCAGCACGGACGCGAGTGCGGCCATCGGAACGCGGCTGGCGCTGTGGCTGGCCGGGGCGGGTCCCGCGGACGTGCGGCGTCCAGGGCTCCCCCGCCCCCGACGATCCACGCGGACCCGCGCGGCTGAGCGGCGGGATGCGCCCGATGGCCCCGCCGCTCATCTACACCGGCCGGACGGATCGGACCCGGGCCCCTCCCGCACCGCGCCGCCCCCAGCCCTGGTCGGAGCCCGGGGGCAGGCCCCATGAGGACCCCCTCGTCCCCGGCCACCGCTGGCGGACCTGCGGGCGGCTGAGGTTCGGGCGCGGCCGATCTGCCTCGCGTCCATATGTCCGGGGCGGTCCTCTCCACCCATCCCGCAAGGCTCCCGGGACGACACCCAGGCAGGGCCCACCCCTTGACCGGCCGAACCCAGCCGCCTATGCTCTGAATGACCGTTCATCTGAATGAGCCTTCATTCACCACCGGGAGATCTATGGCGGGCAGTCTGCAAGAGCAGCTCACGGCGACCAAGCGAGCCCACATCCTGAACGCCGCCGCCCACGTGTTCGCCGAGAAGGGCTTTCATGCCACGACCGTCCGGGACGTGGCCCGCCGGGCGGGGGTGGCCGACGGGACCATCTACAACTATTTCGAGAACAAACACGCCCTGCTGCTGGGGCTGCTCGACGAGATGACCCGGACCGCTCGCGGGATGATCGACCCCGCGGAGCTGGCCGATCTGGACCTGCGGGGGTTCCTGAGGGTGTCGTTCTCCCACCCCCTTCAGGCGTTCCAGGCCAGCCAGTTCGAGCTGTTCCGGGTGATCTTGTCGGAGGTCATGGTGAACCGTGAGCTGGGCGAACGCTTTCAGGCCCAGATTCTCGCCCCCATGATCGAGGGGGGCGAGGGCTTCGCGCGGCTGTGGGCGGCCCGCCACGGGGTCACCCTGGCGCACGGCGGCCTGAACATGCGCGTGGTCTGCGGGCTGGTGATCGGGCTGCTCGTCCAGCGGGCGCTCGGCGACGAGACCCTGATCGCGGCCTGGGACGACCTGCCCGGGACGCTCGCCGACCTGATGCTGGGAGGCCTGGTTCCGGATGAGGCGTAGCGGCGGGCCGGGGGCCGAACAGGGGCTCGCGTTGGTCGCCACGGGGCTCACGCTCGCCGGTGTGGTGCTGGCGGTCACCCAACCGCCCTGGTTGACCGAACCGCTCCAGGCCGCCGTGCGCGAGGCCGGGGGAGCGGCCCGGTGGTGTATGTCCTGCTGTGCGTGCTGGCCGCGCCCTTTCACCTCAGCGGCGTGCTGGGCGCGCTCTCCACCGTCACCTGGCCGCTTCCCGCCGCGCTGGGGCTGACCTTTCTGGGCACGCTGCTCGGCGCCCTGCTGACGGCCTGGCTGCTCTCGCGGGCTCACCCCCCGGCCCAGGGATACCGCGCGGCCTGGCCGGGGTGGTTCGGACGGCTCGCGGCGCAGGTGCAGCGGCGGGCCGTCCTGACGGGGGTGCTGGCCCGGCTGGCCCTGGGCTCCGGCGCGGCCCTGGAAGCCTTTTTCGTGCTCACCGGCTACACGCGGCGGCAATACCTCGTCACGGCGGTCCTGGGCACGGCGCTGT from Deinococcus aestuarii encodes:
- a CDS encoding universal stress protein; translation: MFRRVLVPVDFGTCSVQAVTHACDLVRAFGGSLTLLHVLEAQEPGGPVEDRLRHLAERGRRPPILLVEDPGAHSVAAAILAVARRAGAELIVLGPHGGPDPTVRRLGRVATEVLLGAHLPVQLVPGAVQGTPGPGTRWRALAARDRDA
- a CDS encoding metal-sensitive transcriptional regulator, with product MPEDARKRAARRLKIARGHLDSIVTMLEQEDAYCVDVLRQIKAVQGALSGAGEVVLRGHLEAHVATASTRGDSVEIVEELMEALKYT
- a CDS encoding sensor domain-containing diguanylate cyclase, producing the protein MKVSRPIPAPPHAADLERYAVLGPLPESAFDRPLRLAARLLRAPVALLTLGHGEPPWFQGGVGEGWRRLPGLPELHAATLDHPEGVVVTDLARDAGFAACRRAPGELAPRFYAGVPLVAPDGRVLGTLGVLDVRPRAPRSGGEPAVLGDLAALAVDELEGRLRTWEVEREGRARAEARRRFQEDLTLSQLLRGVSDLTALGLAPEDLLRRVADLAAPVLGADWVGLTAVEGDRATTTPLWHSPRGAGYDPAAEPHGDGLIRRAAHQTGVCFGGDDAGPPGAPCAASAWLGEAGLPGHVVTLVRLGDDGPWSAWDRRFMEAVVRALHHRGARPGARRGDQEPLQQALEEAQRARGRAEVLLELSQLLEGEGDVKQIAPFALAAVGRALGDGWQVLWRREGEVFRPLAVHGSPPEAVQRRQQAGVPASHYEALGVLAGHRVFLNAESLSEVAWQNGLRGTAALPVLLRLPGQELILGAYRGGEFGAWSPFERDLLITAGRILRAGAERQLRLQDLAAAAHTDPLTGLGNRRAFTAHLEAELEDAARRGGRVGVLSIDLDGLKAVNDGEGHLRGDALLAEFARALRERFRPQDQPYRLGGDEYAVVLTGVTPHEGPPLLARVEAVVRQVRRAGFAYADASAGLACFPADGTDLRTLIEVSDARMYAAKGEKRRVGASPRRGAR
- a CDS encoding CopZ family metallochaperone is translated as MTTELTVTGMSCGHCEKAVTSALSNVPGVRDVRVDLQGGTATVQGEADPQALIAAVTEEGYGAQVRG
- a CDS encoding TetR/AcrR family transcriptional regulator, with product MAGSLQEQLTATKRAHILNAAAHVFAEKGFHATTVRDVARRAGVADGTIYNYFENKHALLLGLLDEMTRTARGMIDPAELADLDLRGFLRVSFSHPLQAFQASQFELFRVILSEVMVNRELGERFQAQILAPMIEGGEGFARLWAARHGVTLAHGGLNMRVVCGLVIGLLVQRALGDETLIAAWDDLPGTLADLMLGGLVPDEA